The Cotesia glomerata isolate CgM1 linkage group LG9, MPM_Cglom_v2.3, whole genome shotgun sequence region attttttattgtaatttttttaaaaatgttttctatGTTTTCTGTGtagtaatttatataatttattttctgtaaaaatCACAACAATGACAActgtcggctaacttcagttTCATCAATACGTTACAGTACCTTTAGGTTGCGCGGACAGTACTCTGtaagatgaaaattaagttagccgacatttaaaaatttttagaatttttttttattgaagaaatcgttacaaaaaaattaaaaaaaaattcatttgtaaaaaattaaaaaaactacacatgcaattttttgaaaatattttttaattgtaatttaataaatgaaaaaaataaaaacaaattaaaaacgtcgactaactttagtaagtattataaaaatttttagaattttttttttattgcaaaaataatttaaaaaaataaaaaaaaattttcacttgtaaaaaacttttgaaactataacgaaactttagtattatctCCGTAAGTCATAATAGaattatattaaagttagctgtcacttgaccattttttaattttatttaacaaaaaaatttgttctaaaaaattatttttaagaaattgcatttttaagttattaaaatttctaaaatgtcaatttttttctcatttttttatacagtaatttatttattagaaaaattattaaatatctgctaaattaatttccgTCATAATagaatctaatttttttttttttttaaacaactgTTTGAGAATACATATTCTATAACAATATGAGGTCAGGCTTATAGAATATTATACacttttgatttaatttttgcagCTTCTAAGCGCCAACCAGAGCTGATTATAGAAACTATAGACGGTCACCCGTCCAAGTTCACACCACAGTAAACATACGTACCACGTGGCTATCTTTGCCGCTTAtagaatctaaatttttttttttattaaaattaaaaattttaatacgaAAATTCATTACTATACTTTAACCGTTacctaacattattattaattagattaattaaataatttaattaacaaaaacaataaatagtcAACGTTTGAATCCagtattttttcacaaaacgtAGACTTGGCAACATCGCGCTTTACagctgtttatatttattatctcGCGGTGTATATAGTCATCTAGTGTtgagtttattttatatagttggattttaaatacataatccACAacaatattcataaaaataacctctaaaaataataaatcataacCACGTGGTTACTTTTTttgcatttattaataattgttatttatttatctaaaatttggactaaaaaataattataataatagcttttaaattaaagaaaattatattcaataaaaatgggATTAACCAGTGATAGTGAAACAGAAAGTGTGGCTATGAAATCCAAAATTGATGAAATGGATTTAGAACCTATTATCGTTAACAAAGATGAGAATAAtattactcaaaataaaaaaatttcacacgATTGTTCTTTTCCTGGTTGTAAGAAATCTTTTAACAAACCATCTCGTTTACTTTGGCATCTTCGTCAACATACCGGAACAGtaagtaaatttatcaatagaatttttcattgaaaccctttataaataattcattaattaattattaaatattttatatttcagaAACCTCACAAATGTAATTTCGAAGGTTGCGATAAAAGCTATACAAACTCGTCTCATTTAAAACGGCATCAAAAAGTTCATGAAACTGTTCATGAAACAGTTGTGTGAGTATCTAAGCTAAAtccaatgaaaattaatttaccagatatttgataattttaagaatttttataataaattaattacggtaaaagaaaaatgagaaaaaaattgacataaaattaaaaatttcaattttttgtcaatagTTTTTacgaacaaatttgtttgttggataaaattaaaaaatggtcaaattACTGCTAACTTTTATGCAATTTTAATgcaataattttaagataatcttatactgaaattagcaaagacttgacaatttttttatttgtattgaaaAACAAACTAggtttagaaaattatttagaaaaaaattgcatttataattttttagagcttctaaagataaaataaaaaaaaagcggtAAAAGACTCCattagtggcactttttctttcaatcaaaaaatgttctacttggaataaaaatgaaaaatttttttgatctaaaggtcttaaaaattataaataatatattcattattaaaattaatgatttaattaattgaataagtaccaaaatcgaagaaagtgtcagtaatgggttccccgccactaatggggtTTTTTTAccttagataaaataaaaaaaaaattgttttagcaaaaattaagttagccgacatttgaaaatttttataaatattttttttgaaaaaataactaaaaaaaattccacatctaaaaaatttgaaaaattaggcgtgtaatttttttttctattttttaatattttctatatttgtaatttaattgttgaaaaaaatcaaaaattgtttaacatcgaataattttagtatcatatttttttactataatttattttgttaaaaaaattctaaaaatttcattatcattCAATCTTAATCATATGTTAATTTTATGTAGGTGTGGAATATGTCAGTTAACGTTGAAAAATCGTACCAATTTGCTAAAACATCATCGGCGTGCTCACGAAAACAAAGATCGTCTCTCTTGCAAAGAATGTTGCATATCTTTTCGTAAAAAATACAAGTTTGATGAGCATATGAATCGTTTTCACGatggaaagttatttaaatgtaATCAATGCGACCGAGAGTTTAAGAAtcttcttaaattaaaaagacaTGAGAAGGCACATGATGTTAAGTATGAGTGCACCGTAGAAAATTGCAAAATGGTATTTGACACTTACATGGAATTTCGACAACATGCTAAGACTCATAAAAAAggtaaataatattaaggggGATGGCCACTGTGAGGTTCGAAAAAataggtgattttcgggaatttttttgactgggataataaagaaatttggggatcgggtttttttttgttttataaagtatACATTGCAGATTATTctcctaaatttttatccaaaaatatcatgttgttacaaagttattagcATTTTTGTGGggcaccaaaaaaatttccgcCTCCATGATGCGATctctaactcaaaaacggattatctaaaacaaaaaaaacgaAAGAGCGTTGTAATCTGCATTCGTGTGGTTATCGTTGCACGTaggggattttgaaaatttggttttaaacaaaaagggggcctattaaaaattttttcgttttttttcctcatttttttggattcaaacagccctaaaaaatcttaaaaatcaaaatttccaaaatcCCCTACGTGCAACTATAGCTACTGAATAGACGAATacggggaaaaaaaaaattgcaaatccGTTCATATTTATGCAAATTACAGTTCTCATCAgttcaaaaaaagtagtttcgaAAAAAACGCGTTTTCGTCGGAGTGCCGCGCGTATAAAGTCATTTGACGCGCTGTCACAAAAATGACTATAACTCGGAAAATATTcggaattttgatttttttttttaatttcacagtGGCCATCCTCTTTAagcattataaaatttgaactttgaagattaatattttttttttttacagagcATACTTGTGACAAATgtaacaagaaatttttactaaaatacgAATTGAATAAGCATCTGAAAACACATGAAGGCAAACTTTTATCTTGTCCTTACGAAGATTGTGATAAAACATATGTCCttttaaatcaattgaaaGTTCATATTAAAACGAAACATGGAAATCTTAAATTCGAGTGTGATTTGTGTAAAGCAACATTTCCATATAAAATTACACTAAGGAAGCACGTACAGAGAGTTCATTTGAATATAAATGTAAGTAAACcgaaagtttataaaaaaggtGAAGAAAGAAAAAGACGAAAGGACATCGGTAAACAAACACGCAGTATGCCTTCTATATTAGCGGGTGTTTTATTACCACCTTCAGTTGAAAAAATGGTAATGAATCgtgaaactaaaattaaattgtcagATACAAATTTTGAATCTATAGAAGATGATATGATAGACAATCAAGtataattgattattcaaACTATTAGTTTATATTTAGtattgtataaatattaagtaattttttttttacaagcaATATATGATGAATATAGTTGCatctatactttttttttactgtaattggtgaaataataaaaataattatttaaatatttaattatgtatttttaatgtCCCATtgattactatttatttatttaattatttgaaaagttGTAATTgttgaagtattttttttaagacactgaAGTTAACTAATACTagaaatttcctataattttataatactgaaattaTTCCCAAGCGTCACAAAAAACTCTTGactttttggtaaattttatttaactagaagtca contains the following coding sequences:
- the LOC123271191 gene encoding zinc finger protein 525-like gives rise to the protein MGLTSDSETESVAMKSKIDEMDLEPIIVNKDENNITQNKKISHDCSFPGCKKSFNKPSRLLWHLRQHTGTKPHKCNFEGCDKSYTNSSHLKRHQKVHETVHETVVCGICQLTLKNRTNLLKHHRRAHENKDRLSCKECCISFRKKYKFDEHMNRFHDGKLFKCNQCDREFKNLLKLKRHEKAHDVKYECTVENCKMVFDTYMEFRQHAKTHKKEHTCDKCNKKFLLKYELNKHLKTHEGKLLSCPYEDCDKTYVLLNQLKVHIKTKHGNLKFECDLCKATFPYKITLRKHVQRVHLNINVSKPKVYKKGEERKRRKDIGKQTRSMPSILAGVLLPPSVEKMVMNRETKIKLSDTNFESIEDDMIDNQV